The Flavobacterium jumunjinense genome includes a region encoding these proteins:
- the rpsU gene encoding 30S ribosomal protein S21 codes for MLIIPIKDGENIDKALKRYKRKFDKTGTVRQLRSRQAFHKPSIVKRAQIQKAAYIQRLKESLES; via the coding sequence ATGTTAATTATACCTATTAAAGACGGAGAAAATATCGATAAAGCGTTAAAGCGTTATAAAAGAAAATTCGATAAAACTGGAACTGTTCGTCAATTGAGATCACGTCAAGCTTTTCACAAGCCATCAATTGTTAAAAGAGCTCAGATTCAGAAAGCTGCTTATATTCAAAGATTAAAAGAGTCACTAGAGTCTTAA
- the rplJ gene encoding 50S ribosomal protein L10 produces the protein MTREEKSIAIEDLTAKLAGVNVIYLADTSGLDAATTSNLRRACFKAGIKLEVVKNTLLEKAMEASDFDYGDLPSVLKGNTSIMIADTANGPAKIIKEFRKKGTKPLLKGAYINSEIYIGDDQLETLSTIKSKEELIGEIIGLLQSPVQRVIAALQNQEGKEEAAE, from the coding sequence ATGACTAGAGAAGAAAAATCAATCGCTATTGAAGATTTAACTGCAAAGTTAGCGGGTGTGAATGTTATTTATTTAGCAGACACTTCAGGACTAGATGCAGCTACTACTTCAAACTTAAGAAGAGCTTGTTTTAAAGCAGGTATCAAATTAGAAGTTGTTAAAAATACTTTGCTTGAAAAAGCTATGGAAGCATCTGATTTTGACTATGGTGATTTACCATCAGTTTTAAAAGGAAATACATCTATAATGATTGCAGATACAGCAAATGGACCTGCAAAGATCATTAAAGAATTCCGTAAAAAAGGTACAAAGCCTCTTTTAAAAGGAGCATACATTAATTCTGAAATTTATATTGGTGATGATCAATTAGAAACATTATCAACTATTAAATCTAAAGAAGAACTTATTGGAGAAATCATTGGATTACTTCAATCTCCAGTTCAAAGAGTTATTGCGGCTCTTCAAAACCAAGAGGGTAAAGAAGAAGCAGCTGAATAA
- the rplK gene encoding 50S ribosomal protein L11, whose product MAKEVSKVVKLQVKGGAANPSPPVGPALGAAGVNIMEFCKQFNARTQDKPGKVLPVQITVYKDKSFEFVVKTPPAAIQILEAAKAKSGSGEPNRKKVANVTWDQIRTIAEDKMPDLNAFTIEKAMSMVAGTARSMGITVSGDAPF is encoded by the coding sequence ATGGCAAAAGAAGTTAGTAAAGTAGTTAAACTACAAGTTAAGGGAGGTGCAGCGAATCCATCGCCACCGGTTGGACCTGCTTTGGGGGCTGCTGGTGTTAACATCATGGAGTTCTGTAAGCAATTCAATGCTAGAACACAAGATAAACCCGGCAAAGTTTTACCAGTACAGATTACTGTGTACAAAGACAAATCATTTGAATTTGTTGTTAAAACTCCACCAGCTGCAATTCAAATTTTAGAGGCAGCAAAAGCTAAGTCTGGTTCAGGTGAACCAAATCGTAAGAAAGTAGCAAATGTTACTTGGGATCAAATCAGAACTATTGCTGAAGACAAGATGCCAGATTTAAATGCTTTTACAATTGAAAAAGCAATGAGTATGGTAGCAGGAACAGCTAGATCTATGGGTATAACAGTATCAGGAGACGCTCCTTTTTAA
- the secE gene encoding preprotein translocase subunit SecE yields the protein MTKFANYISEAFQELKANVTWPEWAEVQRLTIVVALFSVIFALLTYGVDQLFVKALEGFFNILK from the coding sequence ATGACAAAATTCGCTAATTATATTTCAGAAGCATTTCAAGAATTGAAAGCTAATGTAACTTGGCCAGAATGGGCAGAAGTTCAGAGATTAACAATAGTAGTAGCTCTTTTTTCAGTTATTTTCGCGCTTTTGACTTATGGTGTTGATCAATTATTTGTGAAAGCATTAGAGGGTTTCTTTAATATACTTAAATAA
- the tuf gene encoding elongation factor Tu → MAKGNFDRSKPHLNIGTIGHVDHGKTTLTAAITKVLSDAGFSEAKSFDQIDNAPEEKERGITINTSHVEYATANRHYAHVDCPGHADYVKNMVTGAAQMDGAILVVAATDGPMPQTREHILLGRQVGIPRMVVFMNKVDMVDDAELLELVEMEIRDLLSFYQYDGDNGPVIQGSALGGLNGDAKWVATILELMEAVDNWIEIPPREVDKPFLMPVEDVFTITGRGTVATGRIETGIANTGDAVEIIGMGAEKLTSTITGIEMFRQILDRGEAGDNAGILLRGIAKEDIKRGMVIVKPGSVKPHAHFKAEAYILKKEEGGRHTPFHNNYRPQFYVRTTDVTGTITLPAGVEMVMPGDNLTIEVQLLSPIALSVGLRFAVREGGRTVGAGQVTEILD, encoded by the coding sequence ATGGCAAAAGGAAATTTTGATCGTTCCAAACCACACTTAAACATTGGTACTATTGGGCACGTAGATCACGGTAAAACAACTTTGACAGCAGCAATTACTAAAGTATTGTCTGATGCAGGTTTTTCTGAAGCGAAATCGTTTGATCAAATTGATAACGCACCAGAAGAAAAAGAAAGAGGTATTACAATTAATACTTCACATGTAGAATATGCAACAGCTAACCGTCACTACGCTCACGTTGACTGTCCAGGTCACGCGGATTACGTTAAGAACATGGTTACTGGAGCTGCACAAATGGACGGAGCTATCTTAGTAGTTGCTGCTACAGATGGTCCAATGCCACAAACTCGTGAGCATATCCTTTTAGGTCGCCAAGTAGGTATTCCAAGAATGGTAGTATTCATGAATAAAGTGGATATGGTTGATGATGCTGAGTTATTGGAGCTTGTTGAGATGGAAATTAGAGATTTATTGTCTTTCTATCAATATGATGGAGATAATGGACCAGTTATTCAAGGTTCTGCATTAGGAGGATTAAATGGAGATGCTAAATGGGTAGCTACTATCTTAGAATTAATGGAAGCTGTTGATAATTGGATTGAAATTCCACCTCGTGAAGTAGATAAGCCTTTCTTGATGCCAGTTGAAGATGTATTTACAATTACAGGTCGTGGAACTGTTGCTACAGGTCGTATCGAAACTGGTATTGCTAATACAGGAGATGCTGTTGAAATTATTGGTATGGGTGCTGAAAAGTTAACTTCTACTATTACAGGTATTGAAATGTTCCGTCAAATCCTTGATAGAGGTGAGGCAGGAGATAATGCTGGTATCTTGTTAAGAGGTATTGCAAAAGAAGATATTAAAAGAGGAATGGTTATTGTTAAGCCAGGATCTGTTAAGCCACATGCTCACTTTAAAGCAGAAGCTTATATCTTGAAAAAAGAAGAAGGTGGACGTCATACTCCATTCCATAATAACTACCGTCCACAGTTTTATGTTCGTACAACGGATGTAACAGGTACTATTACTTTACCTGCAGGTGTAGAGATGGTTATGCCAGGGGATAACTTAACTATTGAAGTTCAATTATTAAGTCCAATCGCATTATCAGTTGGTTTACGTTTCGCAGTTCGTGAAGGTGGTAGAACAGTTGGTGCTGGTCAGGTAACTGAAATATTAGACTAA
- the hpf gene encoding ribosome hibernation-promoting factor, HPF/YfiA family, translating into MKVNVQAVNFNIDKKLVNFIQEKLDKLEKYYDRVISSDVFLKLENTSDKENKTIEVKINVPGDEFIVKKTCKTFEEAVDVSVESLERVLIKYKEKIRMHV; encoded by the coding sequence ATGAAAGTAAATGTTCAGGCTGTTAATTTTAATATTGACAAAAAATTAGTCAATTTTATTCAAGAGAAATTAGATAAACTTGAAAAGTATTATGATAGAGTAATTTCGTCAGATGTTTTTCTGAAACTAGAAAATACAAGCGATAAAGAGAATAAAACTATAGAGGTAAAAATAAATGTTCCGGGAGATGAGTTTATTGTAAAAAAGACGTGTAAGACCTTTGAAGAAGCAGTTGATGTCTCAGTAGAATCTTTAGAGAGAGTGCTTATCAAGTATAAGGAAAAAATAAGAATGCATGTTTAA
- the rplL gene encoding 50S ribosomal protein L7/L12, translating into MADLKQFAEQLVNLTVKEVNELATILKDEYGIEPAAAAVVVSGGGDGAAAAEQSEFTVVLKEAGASKLAVVKAVKELTGLGLKEAKDMVDSAPTNVKEGVSKDEAEGLKKSLEEAGAVVELK; encoded by the coding sequence ATGGCAGATTTGAAACAATTCGCAGAACAATTGGTTAACTTAACAGTTAAAGAAGTTAACGAATTAGCAACAATATTAAAAGATGAGTATGGTATAGAACCAGCAGCTGCTGCAGTTGTTGTTTCAGGTGGTGGTGATGGTGCTGCTGCTGCAGAACAATCAGAATTCACAGTTGTATTAAAAGAAGCTGGTGCTTCTAAATTAGCTGTTGTAAAAGCTGTTAAAGAATTAACTGGTTTAGGTCTTAAAGAGGCTAAAGATATGGTAGATTCTGCTCCAACTAATGTTAAAGAAGGAGTTTCTAAAGATGAGGCTGAAGGTCTTAAAAAATCTTTAGAGGAAGCTGGAGCTGTAGTTGAGCTTAAATAA
- the rplA gene encoding 50S ribosomal protein L1 produces the protein MAKLTKKQKEAVSKIEKNKQYSLKDASALIKEVSSAKFDESVDIAVRLGVDPRKANQMVRGVVTLPHGTGKDVRVLALVTPDKEAEAKEAGADYVGLDDYLQKIKDGWTDVDVIITMPAVMGKLGPLGRILGPRGLMPNPKTGTVTMDVAKAVQEVKAGKIDFKVDKTGIVHAGIGKVSFDTNKIYDNAYEIIQTLIKLKPTAAKGTYIKSIHLSSTMSPAIALDPKAI, from the coding sequence ATGGCAAAATTGACAAAAAAGCAAAAAGAGGCTGTTTCAAAAATTGAAAAGAATAAACAATATTCTTTAAAAGATGCTTCTGCATTAATTAAAGAAGTTTCTTCTGCAAAATTTGATGAGTCTGTAGATATCGCAGTTCGTCTTGGAGTTGATCCTAGAAAAGCGAATCAAATGGTAAGAGGAGTAGTAACGTTACCTCACGGAACAGGAAAAGATGTTCGTGTTTTAGCACTTGTTACTCCAGATAAAGAAGCTGAAGCTAAAGAAGCTGGTGCTGACTACGTTGGATTAGATGATTATTTACAAAAAATTAAAGATGGTTGGACAGATGTTGATGTAATTATCACTATGCCAGCTGTTATGGGTAAATTAGGTCCATTAGGACGTATTTTAGGACCAAGAGGTTTAATGCCTAATCCTAAAACAGGTACTGTAACTATGGATGTAGCTAAAGCTGTGCAAGAAGTGAAAGCAGGTAAAATTGACTTTAAAGTTGATAAAACTGGAATCGTTCATGCAGGAATAGGTAAAGTATCTTTCGATACAAATAAAATCTATGACAATGCTTACGAAATTATTCAAACATTAATAAAATTAAAACCAACTGCAGCTAAAGGTACTTATATTAAGTCTATACACTTATCTAGTACAATGAGTCCTGCTATTGCTTTAGATCCTAAGGCAATATAA
- the rpoB gene encoding DNA-directed RNA polymerase subunit beta, which yields MIANQTERLNFASTKNIPNYPDFLDIQVKSFKDFFQLETKSDERGNEGLYNTFMENFPITDTRNQFVLEFLDYFIDPPRYTIEECIDRGLTYSVPLKARLKLYCTDPEHEDFETIVQDVYLGTIPYMTPSGTFVINGAERVVVSQLHRSPGVFFGQSFHANGTKLYSARVIPFKGSWIEFATDINSVMYAYIDRKKKLPVTTLFRAIGFERDKDILEIFDLAEEIKVSKTGIKKYIGRRLAARVLNTWHEDFVDEDTGEVVSIERNEIILDRDTILDKDNVEEIIDADVKLILLHKEDNNAADYTIIHNTLQKDPTNSEKEAVEHIYRQLRNAEPPDEETARGIIDKLFFSDQRYNLGEVGRYRMNKKLQLDIPMEKQVLTKEDIITIVKYLIELINSKAEIDDIDHLSNRRVRTVGEQLSSQFGVGLARMARTIRERMNVRDNEVFTPIDLINAKTLSSVINSFFGTNQLSQFMDQTNPLAEITHKRRLSALGPGGLSRERAGFEVRDVHYTHYGRLCPIETPEGPNIGLISSLAVYAKVNGMGFIETPYRKVNDGVIDIESEPIYLSAEEEEGKLISQANIDIDERGKILPENVIAREEGDFPVVEPTKIDYADVAPNQIASISASLIPFLEHDDANRALMGSNMMRQAVPLLRPESPIVGTGLERQVASDSRVLINAEGDGVVAYVDSNKITIKYDRTEEERLVSFDEDDKTYQLIKFRKTNQSTCINLKPIIRKGDRVTKGQVLCEGYATQNGELAIGRNLKVAFMPWKGYNFEDAIVISEKVVRDDIFTSIHIDDYSLEVRDTKLGNEELTNDIPNVSEEATKDLDENGMIRIGAEVKPGDILIGKITPKGESDPTPEEKLLRAIFGDKAGDVKDASLKASPSLHGVVLDKKLFAKAVKDKRKRSKDKEDIDKLDIEFEVRFNDLKDRLIEKLFLIIDGKTSQGVMNDLGEEVLPKGKKFTKKMLQSVDDFAHLTKGQWTTDDATNKLVNELIHNYKIKLNDLQGWLRREKFTITVGDELPAGILKLAKVYIAKKRKLKVGDKMAGRHGNKGIVARIVRHEDMPFLEDGTPVDIVLNPLGVPSRMNIGQIYETVLGWAGMNLGRKFATPIFDGATLDQINGFTDEAGIPRFGHTYLYDGGTGERFHQAATVGVIYMLKLGHMVDDKMHARSIGPYSLITQQPLGGKAQFGGQRFGEMEVWALEAYGASSTLREILTVKSDDVIGRAKTYEAIVKGESMPEPGLPESFNVLMHELKGLGLDIRLEE from the coding sequence ATGATTGCTAATCAGACTGAAAGATTAAATTTTGCTTCTACTAAAAACATACCTAATTATCCAGATTTCTTGGATATTCAGGTTAAGTCTTTTAAAGATTTTTTCCAATTGGAAACTAAATCTGATGAAAGAGGCAACGAAGGTCTCTATAATACCTTCATGGAAAATTTCCCAATTACGGATACGAGAAATCAATTCGTTTTAGAATTCCTTGATTATTTTATAGACCCACCAAGATATACCATTGAAGAATGTATTGATAGAGGGTTAACATATAGTGTACCTTTAAAAGCTAGGTTAAAACTATATTGTACAGATCCAGAACATGAAGATTTTGAAACTATTGTTCAGGATGTGTATTTAGGGACTATACCTTATATGACACCAAGTGGAACGTTTGTTATTAATGGTGCAGAGCGTGTTGTTGTTTCTCAATTACACAGATCTCCAGGTGTTTTCTTTGGTCAATCTTTCCATGCTAATGGAACTAAGCTATATTCTGCGAGGGTTATTCCTTTTAAAGGATCTTGGATAGAATTTGCTACAGATATCAATAGCGTAATGTATGCTTATATTGATAGAAAGAAAAAATTACCAGTTACTACTTTATTTAGAGCTATCGGTTTTGAAAGAGATAAAGATATCTTAGAAATTTTCGATTTAGCTGAAGAAATAAAAGTATCTAAAACAGGTATTAAAAAATATATCGGAAGAAGACTTGCTGCACGTGTTTTGAACACTTGGCATGAAGATTTCGTAGATGAAGATACAGGAGAAGTTGTATCTATTGAGCGTAATGAAATTATATTAGATCGTGATACAATATTAGATAAAGATAATGTAGAAGAGATTATTGATGCTGATGTAAAATTAATTCTTTTACATAAAGAAGATAATAATGCAGCAGATTACACGATTATTCATAATACGCTTCAAAAAGACCCTACAAACTCGGAAAAAGAAGCTGTAGAGCATATTTATCGCCAACTGCGTAATGCAGAACCACCTGATGAAGAAACTGCTCGAGGTATTATAGATAAATTATTCTTTTCAGATCAACGTTATAACTTAGGTGAAGTTGGTCGTTATAGAATGAACAAAAAGTTACAGTTGGATATTCCAATGGAAAAGCAAGTCTTAACCAAAGAGGATATTATAACTATTGTTAAGTATTTGATCGAATTAATAAACTCTAAAGCAGAGATTGATGATATTGATCACTTATCAAACAGACGTGTAAGAACAGTTGGTGAACAATTGTCTTCACAATTTGGTGTTGGTCTTGCACGTATGGCAAGAACTATTAGAGAAAGAATGAACGTTAGAGATAACGAGGTGTTTACACCTATTGATTTGATTAATGCTAAAACATTATCTTCAGTTATTAACTCTTTCTTTGGAACAAATCAGTTGTCACAGTTTATGGATCAAACCAATCCTTTAGCTGAGATTACACACAAACGTCGTTTATCTGCACTTGGACCTGGAGGTTTATCTAGAGAAAGAGCTGGTTTCGAGGTTCGTGATGTTCATTATACTCATTATGGGCGTTTATGTCCAATTGAGACACCTGAGGGACCAAATATTGGTCTGATTTCATCTTTAGCAGTTTATGCTAAAGTTAACGGAATGGGATTCATCGAAACACCTTACCGTAAAGTAAACGATGGTGTTATTGATATTGAAAGTGAACCAATTTATTTAAGTGCTGAAGAAGAAGAAGGAAAATTAATTTCTCAAGCAAATATTGATATTGATGAAAGAGGTAAAATACTTCCAGAAAATGTAATTGCAAGGGAAGAAGGAGATTTCCCAGTTGTTGAACCAACAAAAATTGATTATGCCGATGTCGCACCAAATCAAATTGCTTCAATTTCTGCATCTTTAATTCCTTTCCTAGAGCATGATGATGCGAATAGAGCCTTGATGGGATCTAATATGATGCGCCAAGCTGTTCCTTTATTAAGACCAGAATCTCCAATTGTTGGTACTGGTTTAGAAAGACAAGTTGCATCAGATTCAAGAGTTTTGATTAATGCAGAAGGTGATGGAGTTGTTGCATATGTTGACTCTAATAAAATTACAATTAAATACGATAGAACTGAAGAAGAAAGACTAGTTAGTTTTGACGAAGATGATAAAACGTATCAGTTAATTAAATTTAGAAAGACAAATCAAAGTACTTGTATAAACCTTAAACCTATTATCAGAAAAGGTGATAGAGTAACTAAAGGTCAAGTTCTTTGTGAAGGTTATGCAACTCAAAATGGAGAATTAGCAATCGGAAGAAACTTGAAAGTGGCATTTATGCCTTGGAAAGGTTATAACTTCGAGGATGCAATTGTTATTTCTGAGAAAGTAGTTCGTGATGATATATTTACATCAATTCATATTGATGATTATTCATTAGAAGTTAGAGATACTAAATTAGGTAATGAAGAATTAACAAATGACATTCCTAACGTATCTGAAGAAGCTACTAAAGATTTAGATGAAAATGGAATGATTAGAATTGGAGCAGAGGTTAAGCCTGGCGATATTCTAATTGGAAAAATTACTCCAAAAGGAGAATCAGATCCAACTCCAGAAGAAAAATTATTACGTGCTATCTTTGGTGATAAAGCAGGAGATGTAAAAGATGCATCTTTAAAAGCATCACCATCATTACATGGTGTAGTTTTAGATAAGAAATTATTTGCTAAAGCTGTTAAAGATAAGCGTAAGAGATCTAAAGATAAAGAAGATATCGACAAACTTGATATAGAGTTTGAAGTTAGATTCAATGATTTAAAAGATAGATTAATCGAAAAATTATTCTTAATCATCGATGGTAAAACATCTCAAGGTGTTATGAATGATTTAGGTGAAGAAGTTTTACCAAAAGGCAAGAAGTTTACTAAAAAAATGTTACAATCTGTTGATGATTTTGCGCATTTAACAAAAGGGCAATGGACAACTGATGACGCTACTAATAAATTAGTAAATGAATTAATTCATAACTATAAAATCAAATTAAACGACCTTCAAGGTTGGTTAAGAAGAGAGAAGTTTACAATTACAGTTGGAGATGAACTTCCAGCAGGTATATTAAAATTAGCTAAAGTTTATATTGCTAAAAAACGTAAACTTAAAGTTGGTGATAAGATGGCAGGACGTCACGGTAACAAAGGTATTGTTGCAAGAATCGTTCGTCATGAAGATATGCCTTTCTTAGAAGATGGAACACCTGTAGATATTGTATTGAATCCACTAGGGGTACCTTCGCGTATGAACATTGGTCAGATTTATGAGACTGTTTTAGGATGGGCTGGAATGAACTTGGGTAGAAAATTTGCTACTCCAATTTTTGACGGTGCTACTTTAGATCAAATTAATGGATTTACTGATGAAGCTGGAATTCCTAGATTTGGTCATACATATTTATATGATGGTGGAACAGGAGAAAGATTCCATCAAGCAGCAACTGTAGGTGTTATCTATATGTTGAAACTTGGACATATGGTTGATGATAAAATGCATGCTCGTTCTATCGGACCATACTCTTTAATTACACAACAACCATTAGGAGGTAAAGCTCAATTTGGAGGTCAACGTTTTGGAGAGATGGAGGTTTGGGCACTTGAAGCTTACGGTGCATCTAGTACTTTAAGAGAAATCTTAACAGTTAAATCGGATGACGTAATCGGAAGAGCAAAAACTTACGAAGCAATCGTAAAAGGAGAATCAATGCCAGAACCGGGACTACCAGAATCATTCAATGTATTAATGCATGAATTGAAAGGTCTTGGATTAGACATTCGTTTAGAAGAATAA
- a CDS encoding tyrosine-type recombinase/integrase, whose amino-acid sequence MDENLIAYQDYLIKEKNYSKLTLKAYVSDVESFGVFLFDFHEGVQFVDVGYSLIRSWIVSLVESGVSNKTVNRKVSSLKSFYLFLLKIKVITVNPLLKHKSLKVSKKVQVSFSEKEIKDVFELNDFSDDFDGVRDQLVIELFYATGIRRAELINLKLRNVDFSNKIIKVLGKRNKERILPLLKCTEVLLLKYIELRRMKVSEGFEDLLILSKKGNKIGESFVYRLINDYFSAVSLKVKKSPHVLRHSFATHLLNNGADLNSVKELLGHASLSSTQIYTHSSLSELKKVYKDAHPRS is encoded by the coding sequence ATGGATGAAAATTTAATAGCATATCAAGATTATTTAATTAAAGAAAAGAATTATTCAAAGCTTACTCTGAAGGCTTATGTTTCAGATGTTGAGAGTTTTGGTGTTTTTTTATTTGATTTTCATGAAGGAGTTCAGTTTGTAGATGTTGGTTATTCTTTAATTAGGTCTTGGATAGTTAGTTTGGTTGAATCTGGGGTTTCTAATAAAACTGTAAATAGAAAGGTGTCGTCTTTGAAGTCTTTCTATTTGTTTTTGCTTAAAATAAAAGTGATAACAGTAAACCCGTTATTGAAACATAAATCTTTAAAAGTGTCGAAAAAAGTGCAAGTATCTTTTTCTGAAAAAGAAATTAAAGATGTTTTTGAGTTGAATGATTTTTCAGATGATTTTGATGGTGTTCGAGATCAATTGGTGATAGAATTATTTTATGCGACAGGTATTCGGAGGGCAGAATTGATAAATTTAAAGTTGCGAAATGTTGATTTTTCGAATAAAATAATTAAGGTTTTAGGTAAAAGGAATAAAGAGCGAATTTTACCTCTTTTAAAGTGTACGGAAGTCTTGTTGTTGAAATACATTGAGTTAAGGAGGATGAAGGTGTCGGAGGGTTTTGAGGACTTGTTAATTTTGTCTAAAAAAGGAAATAAAATAGGGGAATCATTTGTCTATCGTTTAATTAATGATTACTTTAGTGCTGTGTCTCTTAAAGTAAAAAAGAGTCCTCATGTTCTTAGGCATTCGTTTGCAACGCATTTGTTAAATAATGGAGCCGATTTAAATTCTGTAAAAGAATTATTAGGGCATGCTAGTTTGTCGTCTACTCAGATTTACACACACAGCAGTTTGAGTGAGTTAAAGAAAGTGTATAAAGATGCGCATCCTAGAAGTTGA
- the nusG gene encoding transcription termination/antitermination protein NusG — protein MADSSVKKWYVVRAVSGQENKVKAYIETETVRLGMEDYVSQVLVPTEKVVQIKDGKKIAKEKVYFPGYIMVEANLTGEVPHIIKSVPGVIGFLGETKGGEPVPLRMSEVNRMLGKVDELSVKIDNVAIPFSVGETIKVIDGPFNGFNGTIEKVNDEKRKLEVMVKIFGRKTPLELSFMQVEKV, from the coding sequence ATGGCAGATAGTAGTGTAAAGAAGTGGTATGTAGTAAGAGCTGTAAGTGGTCAGGAAAACAAAGTAAAAGCTTATATAGAAACTGAAACTGTAAGATTAGGAATGGAGGATTATGTGTCTCAAGTTCTTGTTCCTACAGAAAAAGTTGTGCAAATTAAGGATGGAAAAAAAATAGCTAAGGAAAAAGTGTATTTCCCTGGCTATATTATGGTTGAAGCTAACCTAACAGGTGAGGTTCCTCATATAATTAAATCTGTTCCTGGAGTTATTGGATTTCTTGGTGAAACCAAAGGCGGAGAGCCTGTGCCTTTAAGGATGTCTGAAGTTAATAGAATGCTTGGTAAAGTAGATGAGTTATCTGTGAAAATAGATAACGTTGCTATTCCGTTTTCTGTTGGTGAAACAATCAAAGTTATTGATGGCCCTTTCAATGGTTTTAATGGTACAATTGAGAAAGTTAATGATGAAAAGCGTAAACTTGAAGTTATGGTTAAGATTTTCGGAAGAAAAACACCATTAGAGTTAAGTTTTATGCAAGTAGAAAAAGTATAA